In the Lepidochelys kempii isolate rLepKem1 chromosome 3, rLepKem1.hap2, whole genome shotgun sequence genome, one interval contains:
- the MAP10 gene encoding microtubule-associated protein 10, translated as MEAAEEAEGGAREALFSLELLVEWVRVEPQLLPARGPLRPAVALRLLDFPTLLVHPPEPGCPPGRLVPFGRGKSCLFRLGPGPLRGLLRRAPLYALLLALPPAPGPARLLGSCCVSLAPAAEELLRPPQGGATPGSRGRRGRYPLRDLMGERVGELALGYRLSSLGPALLGHLPVGLGQGVAGGAPPPRPTCPPDTQRQSGPRPQGAPGEQASGHGRHSTSIGIQTEPQGRELPGELEPEHSGQASSPAGQTHLPCVEEVRELEIEANIFCPPPLYYSHLPTEPPPARAPGWVAVAQPQAPQEQSPSAAPAPLQEACPDRGRASGSLAQSLGSAQQLRDALRELPLVNALLVELSLLSNQPLHLGPSTVHPQLAWLYREVEEADIKTSKPLTKSRWPAGKDKEILLNPRERFKRSQQQFSKLAGSSLRETGTGKGTRKAAAPRNNCFEKKSGTKENTPPRKKLFYGLTNTLRLRLQQTNPDMLILHERREQYRKRQVEMLREKQSKGSLSRGKLFRNTAEQHLMSYRHPAEGGILEQNIQVGENIETLIQSSIEKDHSTTIMEDISDLQKHAARNRPNNHEENAKEENPYEVNTNSSLEVTTIKTPYKVKGVKVHLPRTFTQDTDAKGNKVDEEAVHLIHDKDTDDYNASPLGDYQPGQNNSFESNPELKYSDDFVGSPENTGYSEDFTSADDTGRSSETLDSSPERALVSPKQACSDMESESKKSRLSEKSLRTESISAPLPVPSSASPVHSLKRTYDLKAKKQNTGAGVGVSISDSSPPAGSLDKQELASHIKEEDSKIDQNIFQAPEVKSKQTNSDINSVVKGQTSLEKSQSLRTSQVSSYLPSNMSDLELSGVENNTSDKEEDDDFGTLSIPNQYKHISELVVNKLPGYTM; from the coding sequence ATGGAGGCGGCGGAGGAGGCGGAGGGCGGTGCGCGCGAGGCTCTCTTCTCGCTGGAGCTGCTGGTGGAGTGGGTGCGGGTGGAGCCGCAGCTGCTGCCCGCGCGCGGCCCCCTGCGCCCGGCCGTGGCGCTGCGGCTGCTGGACTTCCCCACCTTGCTGGTGCACCCACCCGAGCCGGGCTGCCCGCCGGGGCGGCTCGTCCCCTTCGGCCGGGGCAAGTCCTGCCTCTTCCGCCTGGGCCCGGGCCCCCTGCGGGGCCTGCTCCGCCGCGCCCCGCTCTACGCGCTGCTGCTGGCGCTGCCCccggcgcccggcccggcccggctgcTCGGCAGCTGCTGCGTCTCCCTGGCCCCGGCCGCCGAGGAGCTGCTGCGGCCGCCGCAGGGCGGGGCGACGCCCGGCTCCCGGGGCCGCAGGGGCCGCTACCCCCTGCGGGACCTCATGGGGGAGCGGGTTGGGGAGCTGGCCCTGGGCTACCGCCTCAGCAGCCTGGGGCCGGCCTTGCTGGGACACCTGCCTgtgggcctggggcagggggtggccgGGGGAGCGCCGCCGCCCAGGCCCACCTGCCCCCCGGATACCCAGCGCCAGAGCGGGCCCAGGCCGCAGGGGGCCCCGGGGGAGCAGGCGTCTGGGCATGGTAGGCACTCTACGTCTATCGGCATCCAGACGGAGCCGCAGGGCCGGGAGTTGCCTGGGGAGCTGGAGCCTGAGCACAGCGGCCAAGCCTCTTCCCCCGCTGGCCAGACCCATCTGCCATGTGTGGAGGAGGTGAGGGAGCTGGAGATTGAAGCAAACATCTTCTGCCCTCCCCCTTTGTACTACAGCCACCTGCCCACAGAGCCCCCACCAGCCCGGGCCCCTGGGTGGGTGGCAGTTGCCCAGCCTCAGGCACCACAGGAGCAGAGCCCAAGTGCAGCACCAGCACCGTTACAGGAAGCTTGTCCAGACAGAGGTCGGGCTTCTGGTTCCCTGGCCCAGTCGCTGGGTAGTGCCCAGCAGCTCAGAGATGCTCTAAGAGAGCTGCCTCTGGTCAACGCTTTGCTGGTAGAACTATCCCTGCTGAGTAATCAGCCCCTGCACTTGGGACCTTCTACTGTTCACCCCCAGCTGGCCTGGCTATACCGAGAAGTAGAAGAAGCTGACATCAAGACCTCAAAACCTCTTACTAAAAGCAGATGGCCAGCTGGGAAagataaggaaatacttcttaaCCCCAGAGAAAGGTTCAAAAGAAGTCAGCAACAGTTTTCTAAATTGGCGGGTTCTTCCTTACGAGAGACTGGAACAGGGAAAGGAACCAGGAAAGCTGCAGCACCAAGAAACAACTGTTTTGAAAAGAAGAGTGGAACCAAAGAAAACACACCCCCAAGGAAGAAACTGTTTTATGGACTCACAAATACACTAAGGTTACGATTACAGCAGACCAATCCAGATATGTTAATACTTCATGAAAGGAGAGAACAATATAGAAAAAGGCAAGTAGAGATGCTgagagaaaagcaaagcaaagggtCTTTGTCCAGAGGAAAACTATTCAGAAACACTGCTGAACAGCATCTGATGTCTTACAGGCATCCTGCTGAGGGAGGAATTTTagaacaaaatattcaggttggtGAAAATATTGAGACTTTAATACAAAGTAGTATTGAAAAAGATCACTCCACCACTATAATGGAAGACATTTCTGACCTACAGAAACATGCTGCTCGCAATAGACCAAACAATCATGAGGAAAATGCTAAGGAAGAGAATCCATATGAAGTGAATACAAACTCTTCACTGGAAGTAACTACAATTAAAACCCCTTACAAAGTAAAGGGTGTGAAAGTCCACCTGCCAAGAACTTTCACACAGGATACTGATGCAAAGGGAAATAAAGTAGATGAGGAAGCAGTACACTTGATTCATGACAAAGACACAGATGACTATAATGCTTCCCCGTTAGGTGATTATCAACCAGGCCAAAACAACAGTTTTGAAAGTAACCCTGAACTCAAGTATTCAGATGACTTTGTTGGCAGCCCTGAGAACACAGGCTATTCGGAAGATTTCACCAGTGCTGACGATACGGGCAGAAGCTCAGAAACTCTTGATAGCAGCCCAGAGCGTGCACTGGTAAGCCCAAAGCAAGCTTGCTCAGACATGGAATCAGAATCCAAGAAGTCCAGACTTTCTGAAAAAAGTCTGAGAACTGAAAGTATTTCAGCTCCTCTACCAGTTCCTTCAAGTGCATCTCCAGTCCATTCTCTTAAAAGAACCTATGacttaaaagcaaaaaaacagAATACAGGTGCGGGTGTCGGTGTATCCATTAGTGACTCCTCTCCTCCTGCAGGTTCATTAGATAAGCAGGAGTTAGCTTCACATATCAAGGAAGAAGATAGCaaaattgaccaaaatattttCCAGGCCCCTGAAGTGAAGAGTAAGCAAACTAATTCTGATATAAATAGTGTAGTAAAGGGCCAAACCTCTTTGGAAAAGAGCCAGTCACTGAGGACATCTCAAGTTAGCTCCTACTTGCCATCCAACATGTCTGATCTTGAACTTAGTGGTGTGGAAAACAATACATCAGACAAGGAAGAGGATGATGATTTTGGGACACTGAGTATTCCTAATCAATATAAGCACATCAGTGAACTAGTAGTAAATAAGCTGCCTGGATACACAATGTAA